The following proteins are encoded in a genomic region of Triticum dicoccoides isolate Atlit2015 ecotype Zavitan chromosome 1B, WEW_v2.0, whole genome shotgun sequence:
- the LOC119328994 gene encoding protein FAR1-RELATED SEQUENCE 5-like isoform X3, protein MEETSATLPLGVACTTNLHSVPALSESVHGLELSDANSFSEINSAMPPFDEFSTPKKRQCFSLDGSLYKPLCDDALKPTVGMTFDDIAVVETFYKKYAHHVGFGVRLGAQRLVNNVIQWKRFLCSREGYRSTKDATSRKNYKHFHDVLSFDSTYSTNQYDYIFAPFTGINHHMQSVFLGGGFLLNETTEDYLWLFDIFLKCMDGVAPSVIITDECGSMRNAIKALLPHTTHRLCMWHIMKKVPEKVSLELRSDELFYKRLDSCVWNSETPTEFEESWKSLISDFGLQENEWFAKCYLIRGSWVPAYFMDIALAGILRTTSRSESENSLFKNFIRRKLAFVEFWLRFDTALKCQRQEELIADHTSVHTTPRLQTCWEVERQGSILFTHEVFALFQSEVLAAREHCDVQDTMTVGELKIVSISDQSHRKNKVRDVHLETTTMIAKCSCKLFESKGIVCRHVIRVLRGAKINELPTFYVLKRWEKMCKRDIVFDNEGNALEDNPIDCIDMDTRRNISMARNKLEDIIRCAKKSSVALDSLNMGLCNLESVVLQSASVVPQTTQEEQESYVGSTMPVQVDILTPTAVNARGTCSRIKGHRDNEKKAGSNKKKLGVTLRVPRTCRTCKEVVLHDSRICPKKK, encoded by the exons ATGGAGGAAACTAGCGCCACCTTGCCCTTGGGAGTGGCATGCACGACAAATCTTCATAGCGTACCAGCCCTCTCAG AATCGGTCCATGGCCTTGAATTAAGTGATGCCAACTCTTTTTCAGAGATTAATTCTGCTATGCCTCCTTTTGATGAATTCTCTACGCCTAAGAAGAGACAATGCTTTTCTCTAGAT GGTTCGTTGTATAAACCTCTGTGTGATGATGCACTCAAACCAACAGTAGGCATGACATTTGATGATATTGCTGTTGTGGAGACATTTTATAAGAAGTATGCACATCATGTGGGATTTGGTGTCCGTCTTGGAGCACAAAGGCTTGTGAACAATGTAATTCAGTGGAAGCGTTTCTTATGCTCAAGGGAGGGATACCGGTCCACGAAAG ATGCAACTAGCAGGAAAAACTACAAGCATTTCCATGATGTGTTGTCCTTTGATTCCACATATAGCACTAATCAGTATGACTACATTTTTGCGCCCTTCACGGGCATCAACCATCATATGCAAAGTGTCTTCTTAGGGGGTGGGTTCTTACTCAATGAGACAACTGAGGACTACTTATGGTTGTTTGACATATTCCTTAAATGCATGGATGGGGTTGCGCCTAGTGTTATTATAACAGATGAGTGTGGTAGCATGAGGAACGCTATCAAGGCACTTCTACCCCATACCACGCATCGGTTGTGCATGTGGCACATTATGAAGAAGGTTCCTGAGAAGGTCTCTCTCGAATTGAGAAGTGATGAATTATTCTACAAGAGGTTGGACTCGTGTGTGTGGAATTCTGAAACACCTACAGAATTCGAAGAAAGTTGGAAGTCTCTAATATCAGATTTTGGCTTGCAAGAAAATGAGTGGTTTGCAAAATGTTACCTGATTCGTGGGTCATGGGTGCCAGCATATTTCATGGACATTGCCCTAGCTGGTATTCTCAGAACCACCTCTAGGTCAGAGAGTGAAAACTCACTTTTCAAGAATTTCATCCGTCGGAAGCTTGCATTTGTTGAGTTTTGGCTTAGGTTCGACACAGCCTTGAAATGTCAGAGGCAAGAGGAGTTGATTGCTGACCACACAAGCGTACATACAACACCTAGATTGCAGACATGTTGGGAAGTGGAAAGACAGGGCAGCATACTTTTCACTCATGAGGTCTTTGCCTTGTTTCAATCAGAGGTACTTGCTGCTAGAGAGCATTGTGATGTCCAGGACACTATGACTGTGGGAGAGCTGAAGATTGTTTCCATTAGTGATCAAAGTCATCGGAAAAACAAGGTAAGAGACGTGCATTTAGAGACAACAACCATGATTGCTAAATGTTCTTGCAAGCTCTTTGAGTCCAAGGGCATTGTGTGCCGCCATGTCATACGCGTCTTGAGGGGTGCAAAGATAAATGAGCTTCCAACCTTTTATGTACTCAAAAGATGGGAGAAAATGTGCAAAAG GGATATTGTATTTGACAACGAAGGGAATGCACTAGAAGATAATCCGATTGACTGCATTGACATGGATACTAGAAGAAATATCTCGATGGCACGGAACAAATTAGAAGATATCATCCGATGTGCTAAAAAATCGAGCGTAGCACTTGACTCACTCAATATGGGTCTGTGCAATCTTGAATCTGTTGTCTTGCAGTCTGCCTCCGTTGTTCCTCAAACTACACAAGAAGAACAAGAATCATACGTCGGTAGCACCATGCCTGTCCAAGTTGATATCCTAACACCGACCGCTGTCAATGCGAGGGGTACATGCTCACGAATTAAGGGCCACAGAGACAATGAAAAGAAGGCAGGGTCAAATAAGAAGAAATTAGGGGTTACTCTACGGGTACCGCGCACTTGCAGAACATGCAAGGAAGTTGTGTTACATGACAGTCGTATCTGTccgaagaaaaaataa
- the LOC119328994 gene encoding protein FAR1-RELATED SEQUENCE 5-like isoform X1, producing the protein MEETSATLPLGVACTTNLHSVPALSESVHGLELSDANSFSEINSAMPPFDEFSTPKKRQCFSLDGSLYKPLCDDALKPTVGMTFDDIAVVETFYKKYAHHVGFGVRLGAQRLVNNVIQWKRFLCSREGYRSTKGTYVVNCLNTNTSSKRRKVKLTRCGCDAHIYVNWDDNGKYKIASMVEHHNHELVSPSKQHLIRSNRKVSEKVKSTLFDCHKASIGPAQAYRLLQVGEGGFPDVGCMKKDVQNYYSRFKNKIKNCDAQMLVDQFGRLKELNPGFFFDYEVDEVGTLLRLFWADATSRKNYKHFHDVLSFDSTYSTNQYDYIFAPFTGINHHMQSVFLGGGFLLNETTEDYLWLFDIFLKCMDGVAPSVIITDECGSMRNAIKALLPHTTHRLCMWHIMKKVPEKVSLELRSDELFYKRLDSCVWNSETPTEFEESWKSLISDFGLQENEWFAKCYLIRGSWVPAYFMDIALAGILRTTSRSESENSLFKNFIRRKLAFVEFWLRFDTALKCQRQEELIADHTSVHTTPRLQTCWEVERQGSILFTHEVFALFQSEVLAAREHCDVQDTMTVGELKIVSISDQSHRKNKVRDVHLETTTMIAKCSCKLFESKGIVCRHVIRVLRGAKINELPTFYVLKRWEKMCKRDIVFDNEGNALEDNPIDCIDMDTRRNISMARNKLEDIIRCAKKSSVALDSLNMGLCNLESVVLQSASVVPQTTQEEQESYVGSTMPVQVDILTPTAVNARGTCSRIKGHRDNEKKAGSNKKKLGVTLRVPRTCRTCKEVVLHDSRICPKKK; encoded by the exons ATGGAGGAAACTAGCGCCACCTTGCCCTTGGGAGTGGCATGCACGACAAATCTTCATAGCGTACCAGCCCTCTCAG AATCGGTCCATGGCCTTGAATTAAGTGATGCCAACTCTTTTTCAGAGATTAATTCTGCTATGCCTCCTTTTGATGAATTCTCTACGCCTAAGAAGAGACAATGCTTTTCTCTAGAT GGTTCGTTGTATAAACCTCTGTGTGATGATGCACTCAAACCAACAGTAGGCATGACATTTGATGATATTGCTGTTGTGGAGACATTTTATAAGAAGTATGCACATCATGTGGGATTTGGTGTCCGTCTTGGAGCACAAAGGCTTGTGAACAATGTAATTCAGTGGAAGCGTTTCTTATGCTCAAGGGAGGGATACCGGTCCACGAAAGGTACTTATGTTGTTAATTGCTTGAACACAAATACTTCAAGTAAAAGACGCAAGGTGAAATTAACTAGGTGTGGATGTGATGCTCACATTTATGTCAATTGGGATGATAATGGGAAATATAAGATAGCTTCAATGGTTGAACACCACAATCACGAACTAGTGTCTCCTAGCAAGCAACACTTGAttagatcaaacaggaaagtaagtGAGAAGGTGAAGTCAACACTATTTGATTGCCACAAAGCTAGCATCGGCCCAGCCCAAGCATATAGGCTACTCCAAGTTGGTGAAGGGGGGTTTCCAGATGTGGGATGCATGAAGAAAGACGTGCAGAATTACTATTCTAGGTTCAAAAATAAAATCAAGAATTGTGATGCTCAAATGCTAGTGGACCAATTTGGTAGATTGAAGGAACTCAACCCTGGTTTTTTCTTTGACTATGAAGTTGACGAAGTTGGTACATTGTTGCGTTTGTTTTGGGCAGATGCAACTAGCAGGAAAAACTACAAGCATTTCCATGATGTGTTGTCCTTTGATTCCACATATAGCACTAATCAGTATGACTACATTTTTGCGCCCTTCACGGGCATCAACCATCATATGCAAAGTGTCTTCTTAGGGGGTGGGTTCTTACTCAATGAGACAACTGAGGACTACTTATGGTTGTTTGACATATTCCTTAAATGCATGGATGGGGTTGCGCCTAGTGTTATTATAACAGATGAGTGTGGTAGCATGAGGAACGCTATCAAGGCACTTCTACCCCATACCACGCATCGGTTGTGCATGTGGCACATTATGAAGAAGGTTCCTGAGAAGGTCTCTCTCGAATTGAGAAGTGATGAATTATTCTACAAGAGGTTGGACTCGTGTGTGTGGAATTCTGAAACACCTACAGAATTCGAAGAAAGTTGGAAGTCTCTAATATCAGATTTTGGCTTGCAAGAAAATGAGTGGTTTGCAAAATGTTACCTGATTCGTGGGTCATGGGTGCCAGCATATTTCATGGACATTGCCCTAGCTGGTATTCTCAGAACCACCTCTAGGTCAGAGAGTGAAAACTCACTTTTCAAGAATTTCATCCGTCGGAAGCTTGCATTTGTTGAGTTTTGGCTTAGGTTCGACACAGCCTTGAAATGTCAGAGGCAAGAGGAGTTGATTGCTGACCACACAAGCGTACATACAACACCTAGATTGCAGACATGTTGGGAAGTGGAAAGACAGGGCAGCATACTTTTCACTCATGAGGTCTTTGCCTTGTTTCAATCAGAGGTACTTGCTGCTAGAGAGCATTGTGATGTCCAGGACACTATGACTGTGGGAGAGCTGAAGATTGTTTCCATTAGTGATCAAAGTCATCGGAAAAACAAGGTAAGAGACGTGCATTTAGAGACAACAACCATGATTGCTAAATGTTCTTGCAAGCTCTTTGAGTCCAAGGGCATTGTGTGCCGCCATGTCATACGCGTCTTGAGGGGTGCAAAGATAAATGAGCTTCCAACCTTTTATGTACTCAAAAGATGGGAGAAAATGTGCAAAAG GGATATTGTATTTGACAACGAAGGGAATGCACTAGAAGATAATCCGATTGACTGCATTGACATGGATACTAGAAGAAATATCTCGATGGCACGGAACAAATTAGAAGATATCATCCGATGTGCTAAAAAATCGAGCGTAGCACTTGACTCACTCAATATGGGTCTGTGCAATCTTGAATCTGTTGTCTTGCAGTCTGCCTCCGTTGTTCCTCAAACTACACAAGAAGAACAAGAATCATACGTCGGTAGCACCATGCCTGTCCAAGTTGATATCCTAACACCGACCGCTGTCAATGCGAGGGGTACATGCTCACGAATTAAGGGCCACAGAGACAATGAAAAGAAGGCAGGGTCAAATAAGAAGAAATTAGGGGTTACTCTACGGGTACCGCGCACTTGCAGAACATGCAAGGAAGTTGTGTTACATGACAGTCGTATCTGTccgaagaaaaaataa
- the LOC119328994 gene encoding protein FAR1-RELATED SEQUENCE 5-like isoform X2, with protein MEETSATLPLGVACTTNLHSVPALSEINSAMPPFDEFSTPKKRQCFSLDGSLYKPLCDDALKPTVGMTFDDIAVVETFYKKYAHHVGFGVRLGAQRLVNNVIQWKRFLCSREGYRSTKGTYVVNCLNTNTSSKRRKVKLTRCGCDAHIYVNWDDNGKYKIASMVEHHNHELVSPSKQHLIRSNRKVSEKVKSTLFDCHKASIGPAQAYRLLQVGEGGFPDVGCMKKDVQNYYSRFKNKIKNCDAQMLVDQFGRLKELNPGFFFDYEVDEVGTLLRLFWADATSRKNYKHFHDVLSFDSTYSTNQYDYIFAPFTGINHHMQSVFLGGGFLLNETTEDYLWLFDIFLKCMDGVAPSVIITDECGSMRNAIKALLPHTTHRLCMWHIMKKVPEKVSLELRSDELFYKRLDSCVWNSETPTEFEESWKSLISDFGLQENEWFAKCYLIRGSWVPAYFMDIALAGILRTTSRSESENSLFKNFIRRKLAFVEFWLRFDTALKCQRQEELIADHTSVHTTPRLQTCWEVERQGSILFTHEVFALFQSEVLAAREHCDVQDTMTVGELKIVSISDQSHRKNKVRDVHLETTTMIAKCSCKLFESKGIVCRHVIRVLRGAKINELPTFYVLKRWEKMCKRDIVFDNEGNALEDNPIDCIDMDTRRNISMARNKLEDIIRCAKKSSVALDSLNMGLCNLESVVLQSASVVPQTTQEEQESYVGSTMPVQVDILTPTAVNARGTCSRIKGHRDNEKKAGSNKKKLGVTLRVPRTCRTCKEVVLHDSRICPKKK; from the exons ATGGAGGAAACTAGCGCCACCTTGCCCTTGGGAGTGGCATGCACGACAAATCTTCATAGCGTACCAGCCCTCTCAG AGATTAATTCTGCTATGCCTCCTTTTGATGAATTCTCTACGCCTAAGAAGAGACAATGCTTTTCTCTAGAT GGTTCGTTGTATAAACCTCTGTGTGATGATGCACTCAAACCAACAGTAGGCATGACATTTGATGATATTGCTGTTGTGGAGACATTTTATAAGAAGTATGCACATCATGTGGGATTTGGTGTCCGTCTTGGAGCACAAAGGCTTGTGAACAATGTAATTCAGTGGAAGCGTTTCTTATGCTCAAGGGAGGGATACCGGTCCACGAAAGGTACTTATGTTGTTAATTGCTTGAACACAAATACTTCAAGTAAAAGACGCAAGGTGAAATTAACTAGGTGTGGATGTGATGCTCACATTTATGTCAATTGGGATGATAATGGGAAATATAAGATAGCTTCAATGGTTGAACACCACAATCACGAACTAGTGTCTCCTAGCAAGCAACACTTGAttagatcaaacaggaaagtaagtGAGAAGGTGAAGTCAACACTATTTGATTGCCACAAAGCTAGCATCGGCCCAGCCCAAGCATATAGGCTACTCCAAGTTGGTGAAGGGGGGTTTCCAGATGTGGGATGCATGAAGAAAGACGTGCAGAATTACTATTCTAGGTTCAAAAATAAAATCAAGAATTGTGATGCTCAAATGCTAGTGGACCAATTTGGTAGATTGAAGGAACTCAACCCTGGTTTTTTCTTTGACTATGAAGTTGACGAAGTTGGTACATTGTTGCGTTTGTTTTGGGCAGATGCAACTAGCAGGAAAAACTACAAGCATTTCCATGATGTGTTGTCCTTTGATTCCACATATAGCACTAATCAGTATGACTACATTTTTGCGCCCTTCACGGGCATCAACCATCATATGCAAAGTGTCTTCTTAGGGGGTGGGTTCTTACTCAATGAGACAACTGAGGACTACTTATGGTTGTTTGACATATTCCTTAAATGCATGGATGGGGTTGCGCCTAGTGTTATTATAACAGATGAGTGTGGTAGCATGAGGAACGCTATCAAGGCACTTCTACCCCATACCACGCATCGGTTGTGCATGTGGCACATTATGAAGAAGGTTCCTGAGAAGGTCTCTCTCGAATTGAGAAGTGATGAATTATTCTACAAGAGGTTGGACTCGTGTGTGTGGAATTCTGAAACACCTACAGAATTCGAAGAAAGTTGGAAGTCTCTAATATCAGATTTTGGCTTGCAAGAAAATGAGTGGTTTGCAAAATGTTACCTGATTCGTGGGTCATGGGTGCCAGCATATTTCATGGACATTGCCCTAGCTGGTATTCTCAGAACCACCTCTAGGTCAGAGAGTGAAAACTCACTTTTCAAGAATTTCATCCGTCGGAAGCTTGCATTTGTTGAGTTTTGGCTTAGGTTCGACACAGCCTTGAAATGTCAGAGGCAAGAGGAGTTGATTGCTGACCACACAAGCGTACATACAACACCTAGATTGCAGACATGTTGGGAAGTGGAAAGACAGGGCAGCATACTTTTCACTCATGAGGTCTTTGCCTTGTTTCAATCAGAGGTACTTGCTGCTAGAGAGCATTGTGATGTCCAGGACACTATGACTGTGGGAGAGCTGAAGATTGTTTCCATTAGTGATCAAAGTCATCGGAAAAACAAGGTAAGAGACGTGCATTTAGAGACAACAACCATGATTGCTAAATGTTCTTGCAAGCTCTTTGAGTCCAAGGGCATTGTGTGCCGCCATGTCATACGCGTCTTGAGGGGTGCAAAGATAAATGAGCTTCCAACCTTTTATGTACTCAAAAGATGGGAGAAAATGTGCAAAAG GGATATTGTATTTGACAACGAAGGGAATGCACTAGAAGATAATCCGATTGACTGCATTGACATGGATACTAGAAGAAATATCTCGATGGCACGGAACAAATTAGAAGATATCATCCGATGTGCTAAAAAATCGAGCGTAGCACTTGACTCACTCAATATGGGTCTGTGCAATCTTGAATCTGTTGTCTTGCAGTCTGCCTCCGTTGTTCCTCAAACTACACAAGAAGAACAAGAATCATACGTCGGTAGCACCATGCCTGTCCAAGTTGATATCCTAACACCGACCGCTGTCAATGCGAGGGGTACATGCTCACGAATTAAGGGCCACAGAGACAATGAAAAGAAGGCAGGGTCAAATAAGAAGAAATTAGGGGTTACTCTACGGGTACCGCGCACTTGCAGAACATGCAAGGAAGTTGTGTTACATGACAGTCGTATCTGTccgaagaaaaaataa